From the genome of Aspergillus fumigatus Af293 chromosome 1, whole genome shotgun sequence, one region includes:
- a CDS encoding putative serine-rich protein → MATDLFSGSVSISTHAFASSSIPGPSMTLEDNAAFALPSPRIPGITRPTTVHSQDNYPASTFTVDSPTTSRRAIMESPFTEIRSVQIPISPSSPHATSTPPTMSRSHSQRTDIMTNETLDTSATALSNRPFSVTDAANQELSRQSLDMTSAASRISRNDEMSLTTYLPSAYYSSSASTASEIVVDSTLSLGQSSLDTENSQLNSELIISVTPTAQESVSHVESQYAKTSEMGSTGLGSLTVDSVNLSTLAASRPDERSDDFELPSSMAVSSMRAESSAQRITEQPITMSAPRINASQPGTRKMSSGTPSRGVDETASGSVSQEGTASGSSRSGFSRELSSTTTLGGWNTGEITFSTRDESVAATRTRTSSIADTVSDGSAHQSLDGTSVASRISPTSEMGSTTGLSSAYYRSPASSAHGTLGGSTLSQGQPSRSSAPPTSDDEPIISTTDIVRSEIPSLVDSQLTTTSKLENNRVVAPIGNENEPTSMASKLSETSDFEEKSLSSVSTAAGSWTPGISVQLVTMGTSPDNISELFESANRSLSREGGAENGQTPKGTATSGASISASVGEESSVATLSHSSTTFENFVVTTVKHLNEENSEAISLQLATVSRPSRLDRGGRLTGGHPTGNTTHIQNDHPIVPTQPTQPSQSAEYEDFRVTVLLSPSSHNSIANLSPPSSLSMHLHALTKPIPTRSDSTLLIPGDCQPHYHGNTATLETFNQSLPLKYRVTNHCPMLVLVPLGRLVGTQMLYIRHHNRSV, encoded by the exons ATGGCCACTGACCTCTTTTCAGGAAGCGTGAGTATTAGCACACACGCCTTTGCTAGTAGCTCTATACCGGGTCCTTCGATGACTCTGGAGGACAATGCTGCTTTCGCATTACCTTCTCCCAGAATACCTGGCATTACGCGGCCGACCACTGTACACTCACAAGATAATTATCCCGCCTCTACGTTCACCGTAGACTCGCCAACGACTTCAAGACGTGCTATCATGGAGAGCCCATTCACAGAAATACGTTCTGTGCAGATACCTATTTCGCCTTCTAGCCCCCATGCGACATCCACGCCGCCGACCATGTCGCGAAGCCACTCTCAAAGAACGGATATCATGACTAATGAGACTCTCGATACAAGTGCGACCGCTCTGAGCAACAGGCCTTTCTCCGTTACAGATGCCGCGAATCAGGAGCTGTCTCGTCAATCCCTTGATATGACATCCGCTGCCAGTCGAATCAGTCGGAATGATGAAATGAGTCTTACGACGTATTTACCTAGCGCATACTACTCAAGCTCGGCCAGTACTGCCTCCGAAATTGTAGTGGATAGCACGCTGTCCCTGGGGCAATCAAGCCTAGATACTGAGAATTCCCAGTTAAATAGCGAACTGATAATCTCGGTAACCCCGACTGCTCAGGAGAGCGTTTCACATGTGGAGAGTCAGTATGCTAAAACCAGTGAGATGGGCAGCACTGGTCTCGGTTCTCTTACTGTGGATAGCGTGAATTTATCCACACTGGCAGCGAGCAGGCCTGATGAGAGAAGTGACGACTTTGAGCTACCCAGCTCCATGGCTGTGTCTTCCATGAGAGCGGAATCTTCCGCGCAGAGAATTACTGAGCAGCCAATTACAATGAGCGCTCCTAGAATCAACGCCTCACAACCTGGGACAAGGAAGATGTCCAGTGGGACTCCCAGTCGGGGTGTCGACGAGACAGCAAGCGGTTCTGTTTCTCAGGAAGGCACTGCGAGCGGTTCCAGTAGGAGTGGTTTCTCCCGGGAGCTATCCTCGACCACGACGCTCGGTGGCTGGAATACTGGTGAGATTACGTTTTCCACTCGCGATGAAAGCGTGGCCGCTACGAGAACAAGAACCTCTTCCATTGCAGATACTGTAAGCGATGGATCGGCTCATCAATCACTTGATGGGACATCCGTTGCAAGCCGAATCAGCCCAACCAGCGAAATGGGTAGCACGACGGGCTTATCTAGCGCATACTACCGAAGTCCGGCCAGTAGTGCTCATGGAACTCTCGGTGGCAGCACACTGTCTCAAGGACAGCCAAGCCGAAGTTCTGCACCTCCGACCTCAGATGATGAACCGATAATTTCTACAACGGATATTGTCCGAAGCGAAATCCCTTCGCTCGTGGATAGCCAGCTGACTACCACCAGCAAGCTGGAAAACAATCGCGTGGTTGCTCCTATCGGTAATGAGAATGAGCCCACGTCAATGGCGAGCAAGCTTAGTGAAACAAGTGACTTTGAAGAAAAATCGCTGTCAAGTGTctccacagcagcaggatctTGGACGCCAGGAATCTCTGTGCAGTTGGTTACAATGGGCACCTCGCCTGATAATATCTCCGAGCTCTTTGAGTCAGCGAACCGCTCCTTAAGCCGGGAAGGCGGAGCCGAAAATGGTCAGACTCCTAAAGGTACTGCCACGAGCGGTGCTAGTATCAGTGCCTCAGTGGGAGAAGAATCCTCAGTTGCTACGCTAAGCCACTCGAGTACTACCTTTGAAAACTTCGTCGTGACTACAGTTAAGCATTTAAATGAAGAAAACAGCGAAGCTATATCCCTTCAGCTGGCAACAGTTAGCCGGCCATCCCGCCtagaccgaggaggacggcTCACCGGCGGCCACCCTACAGGGAATACTACGCATATACAGAACGACCACCCCATTGTGCCGACTCAGCCAACCCAACCATCTCAATCTGCAGAGTATGAGGACTTCCGGGTAACTGTCCTTCTGAGTCCATCATCGCATAACAGTATAGCCAATCTATCCCCTCCGTCGTCGCTATCAATGCATCTGCATGCCTTGACAAAACCTATCCCAACGCGATCTGACTCTAC TCTGTTGATTCCGGGGGATTGCCAGCCGCACTATCATGGGAACACAGCCACCCTAGAGACCTTCAATCAGTCACTTCCACTCAAGTACAGAGTCACGAATCACTGTCCAATGCTGGTACTCGTACCGCTCGGCCGACTGGTGGGGACTCAGATGCTGTATATCAGGCATCACAATCGCTCAGTGTGA